In Nitrospirota bacterium, a single window of DNA contains:
- a CDS encoding molybdopterin-dependent oxidoreductase, producing the protein MLKRRDFLKIVGLGGIGTGLGFMLGESTKNPAAHLIPYVVPPEDIIPGVADWYSSLCTQCNSGCGIMVRVMEGRAKKIEGNPHHPVNQGRLCVRGQAGLQALYNPDRIQTPLIRKGKRGNEEFQEITWERSLSLLSERLAMMKRANKTERLYLLSSASRGHMNRLFEMFMTHFGSSNYMQYDLFQHKELILANKISMGMNTLPYYDIGNTNLLLSFGADFLNTWISPVNHSLGYGRMRQGRPPVRGRVIQIEPRLSISGANADEWVPVRPGTEGILALGMAYTILETGLYKGGDINGWKNILSPFKPEKISGLANTGSERIRTLAKEFAVTRPSLAIGGENIASYTDGVNHIVAINILNHLADNIEKTGGIIPNTESPIKRLQPVKDIDTFIQDALAGNVDTAIVYNTNPAFTLPADTKVREALDHIPFIVSMSSFMDETTANADLILPTHTCLEDWGDDFTEPAAGLHTATIMQPAVSPLYATNNAGDIFLSIAKMLGNGLQDRMPWNNFRDFLMYSWKGIYEKQGQRSFREPAFEDFWNRVLTEGGWWGQGKPKPLHLRADNVMNHVSSSPSMFHGDEREFPYYLILYAHSGYLDGRHANLPWLQEMPDPMTSVVWGTWVEINPETAGKMGIKEGDIVLVESPYGKLQAPAYLYPGIRPDTISIPIGQGHRTYGRYASRRGANPLDLLPGTFRKETGTIPLNSTRVRITKGNLKGTLVKMEGITKEFDRKIVQTIPPEGNGILSGRRQY; encoded by the coding sequence GTGCTTAAGAGACGCGATTTTCTAAAGATAGTTGGCCTTGGTGGAATCGGGACAGGCCTTGGTTTTATGCTGGGAGAGTCAACAAAAAACCCTGCTGCACACCTCATCCCGTACGTCGTGCCTCCTGAAGACATCATCCCCGGTGTTGCCGACTGGTACTCAAGCCTCTGCACCCAATGTAACTCAGGCTGCGGCATCATGGTCAGGGTAATGGAAGGCCGGGCAAAAAAGATAGAAGGAAACCCACATCACCCTGTTAACCAGGGACGCCTTTGTGTAAGGGGACAGGCAGGGCTGCAGGCGCTCTACAATCCCGACAGGATACAAACACCTCTAATCAGAAAAGGCAAGAGGGGGAATGAAGAATTTCAGGAAATCACATGGGAAAGATCATTATCACTGCTTTCTGAAAGACTCGCTATGATGAAAAGGGCAAATAAAACAGAAAGGCTATATCTTCTATCTTCTGCTTCCAGGGGTCATATGAATCGTCTGTTTGAGATGTTCATGACCCATTTCGGCTCATCGAATTATATGCAGTACGACCTCTTCCAGCACAAGGAACTTATACTTGCCAATAAAATCAGTATGGGGATGAATACGCTACCCTATTATGATATCGGGAATACAAACCTCCTCTTGTCCTTTGGGGCTGACTTCCTGAACACCTGGATTTCACCTGTCAATCACAGCCTTGGTTACGGAAGGATGAGACAGGGGAGGCCTCCTGTAAGGGGCCGCGTCATACAGATCGAGCCCCGCCTCTCCATATCAGGAGCAAACGCAGATGAGTGGGTCCCGGTCAGACCAGGGACAGAAGGTATCCTTGCCCTTGGGATGGCCTATACAATCCTTGAAACAGGTCTCTACAAAGGTGGAGACATCAACGGGTGGAAAAACATATTAAGCCCATTTAAGCCTGAGAAAATATCCGGACTGGCGAATACAGGCAGCGAAAGGATCCGGACACTTGCAAAGGAATTTGCAGTAACAAGGCCCAGCCTTGCTATCGGAGGAGAAAATATAGCATCCTATACGGATGGCGTAAATCATATAGTCGCCATTAACATCCTTAATCACCTGGCTGATAACATAGAAAAAACAGGCGGAATCATTCCAAACACTGAATCACCCATCAAGAGGCTACAACCTGTTAAGGATATAGATACATTCATTCAGGATGCACTGGCAGGGAATGTAGATACAGCGATCGTCTATAACACAAACCCGGCCTTTACTCTACCCGCTGACACTAAAGTCCGTGAGGCACTTGACCATATCCCATTCATTGTAAGCATGTCATCTTTTATGGATGAAACAACGGCAAATGCTGACCTTATCCTCCCCACACATACCTGCCTTGAAGACTGGGGGGATGATTTTACCGAACCTGCAGCAGGCCTTCATACCGCAACGATCATGCAGCCGGCTGTATCCCCTTTATATGCTACCAATAACGCCGGAGATATCTTCCTCTCTATCGCGAAGATGTTGGGGAATGGACTGCAGGATAGAATGCCATGGAATAATTTCAGGGATTTTCTGATGTACTCATGGAAAGGGATATATGAAAAACAGGGGCAGAGAAGTTTCAGAGAACCTGCCTTTGAAGACTTCTGGAACAGGGTATTGACAGAGGGGGGATGGTGGGGGCAGGGAAAACCAAAACCCCTACATCTCAGAGCAGACAATGTAATGAACCACGTATCCTCCTCCCCTTCTATGTTCCACGGGGATGAAAGGGAATTTCCATATTATCTGATCCTATATGCCCATTCAGGCTATCTCGACGGAAGGCATGCAAACCTGCCATGGCTTCAGGAGATGCCTGACCCCATGACATCTGTAGTATGGGGGACATGGGTTGAGATCAATCCGGAGACAGCCGGTAAAATGGGGATCAAAGAGGGTGATATAGTCCTTGTGGAATCACCCTATGGAAAGTTGCAGGCCCCTGCCTATCTCTATCCTGGTATCAGACCTGATACCATAAGCATACCCATAGGCCAGGGGCACAGGACCTATGGGAGATATGCAAGCAGGCGGGGGGCCAATCCCCTTGACCTTTTGCCGGGAACTTTCAGAAAAGAGACCGGCACTATTCCCCTGAATTCAACGCGGGTCAGGATTACAAAGGGCAATCTGAAAGGTACCCTTGTAAAGATGGAAGGGATTACAAAGGAGTTCGACAGAAAGATCGTACAGACGATACCGCCGGAAGGGAATGGAATCCTGAGTGGAAGGAGACAATATTGA
- a CDS encoding cytochrome c3 family protein: MWKLLLFAFIFVTTFISGYMINTVWFSDNHPAQPIAFSHRIHAGDNGIPCLDCHIYAERSAVAGVPSVQKCIGCHKIIKREAPEVVKLNGYWERQEPIPWIKVHNLPDFVTFPHKRHIRGGVQCNLCHGNIPEMDVVTRVSSLKMGWCIGCHTSYNVKNGRDCWTCHK, from the coding sequence ATGTGGAAGTTACTTCTGTTCGCCTTTATCTTTGTCACAACTTTTATATCCGGTTACATGATAAACACGGTCTGGTTCTCAGATAACCACCCTGCTCAACCAATAGCATTCAGTCACAGGATTCATGCCGGTGATAACGGTATCCCATGTCTCGATTGTCATATTTATGCAGAAAGGTCCGCAGTCGCAGGTGTCCCCAGTGTTCAAAAATGTATCGGATGCCACAAAATCATCAAGAGGGAGGCACCTGAGGTCGTGAAGTTAAACGGCTACTGGGAGCGCCAGGAACCGATACCGTGGATCAAGGTACACAATCTGCCTGATTTCGTCACCTTTCCACATAAGAGACATATCAGGGGAGGGGTACAGTGTAATTTATGCCACGGCAATATCCCTGAGATGGATGTTGTCACGCGCGTATCCTCTCTCAAGATGGGGTGGTGTATAGGCTGCCATACATCATATAATGTAAAGAACGGAAGGGACTGCTGGACCTGTCATAAATAG